From one Synechocystis sp. PCC 6803 substr. PCC-P genomic stretch:
- a CDS encoding SDR family oxidoreductase has translation MKVLVIGATGETGKRVVNTLTDRQIAVRALVRNYDSAKAVLPPGTEIMVGDLLEPETIKAAIAGCTVVINAAGARPSADLTGPFKVDYLGTRNLVDIAKANGIEQLVLVSSLCVSNLFHPLNLFGLILVWKQWGENYLRQSGVPYTIVRPGGLKNEDNDNAIVMAGADTLFDGSIPRQKVAEACVESLFSPSAKNKIVEIVSKPDIPVQSFDELFAMVR, from the coding sequence ATGAAAGTTTTAGTTATCGGCGCCACCGGAGAAACAGGCAAACGAGTTGTCAATACCTTAACCGATCGCCAAATTGCAGTGCGGGCTTTGGTGCGGAACTACGACAGCGCTAAGGCGGTGTTACCCCCAGGAACAGAGATTATGGTAGGAGACCTGCTGGAACCAGAAACCATCAAGGCGGCGATCGCCGGTTGCACAGTGGTGATTAATGCGGCCGGGGCCAGACCCAGTGCGGACTTAACCGGGCCTTTCAAAGTGGATTATCTAGGCACTCGCAACCTGGTGGATATAGCCAAAGCCAATGGCATTGAACAATTAGTGTTGGTGTCTTCCCTTTGTGTGTCTAACCTCTTCCATCCCCTCAATCTGTTTGGCTTAATTCTGGTCTGGAAACAATGGGGCGAAAATTATCTGCGTCAGAGTGGTGTCCCCTACACCATTGTGCGGCCAGGGGGCTTGAAAAATGAGGACAATGATAACGCCATCGTCATGGCCGGGGCAGATACGTTATTTGATGGTAGTATTCCCCGGCAAAAAGTAGCAGAAGCTTGTGTGGAATCTCTCTTTAGCCCCAGTGCTAAAAATAAAATTGTTGAAATTGTCAGTAAACCGGATATTCCCGTGCAGTCCTTTGACGAATTATTTGCGATGGTGAGGTAA
- a CDS encoding uracil-DNA glycosylase family protein — translation MSELQTLIRTIRQEAEREPFPLDSPIYEQAGKDALDPILFGGNLGSQLCFFGRDLGADEVRQGQPLIGAAGRLVRKGFFEAWQGRVPRGQDDLQTVCQRILLTNTVPYKPPENKAYSVKVKERFRPFVEQLLVFHWQGKQIITLGTEAFKWFAPYAPKGQLDEFFQGGDRYECSLDVLIKAKTAAGKGSQKIVRLMPLPHPSPLNKRYYGQFPTMLQRRLTEIAF, via the coding sequence ATGTCAGAGCTTCAAACCCTGATCCGCACTATTCGCCAAGAAGCAGAACGGGAACCATTTCCCCTAGACTCTCCCATTTATGAGCAGGCCGGCAAAGATGCCCTAGATCCAATTTTATTTGGGGGTAACCTCGGTAGTCAGCTCTGTTTTTTTGGCAGGGATTTAGGGGCGGATGAGGTGCGCCAAGGACAACCCTTAATCGGAGCGGCAGGGCGGCTAGTGAGGAAGGGGTTTTTTGAAGCTTGGCAGGGTCGGGTTCCCAGGGGACAAGATGATTTACAAACGGTCTGTCAAAGGATTTTGCTTACTAATACGGTGCCCTATAAACCCCCGGAAAATAAGGCTTATTCTGTCAAAGTTAAGGAAAGGTTTCGCCCTTTTGTGGAGCAATTGTTAGTGTTCCATTGGCAAGGGAAACAAATTATCACCCTGGGAACGGAAGCTTTTAAATGGTTTGCTCCCTATGCCCCCAAGGGCCAGTTGGATGAATTCTTCCAAGGGGGGGATAGGTACGAATGCTCATTAGATGTTTTGATCAAAGCGAAAACGGCGGCAGGCAAAGGTAGTCAAAAAATTGTTAGATTAATGCCTTTACCTCACCCTTCACCGTTGAATAAGCGTTACTACGGACAGTTTCCGACAATGTTGCAACGGCGCTTAACGGAAATTGCTTTCTAG
- the dacB gene encoding D-alanyl-D-alanine carboxypeptidase/D-alanyl-D-alanine-endopeptidase has protein sequence MSKKCSPWLKVGVLATSAALLSTTPALANQPETFASVDYFQGRQSVPIEVEMPTGGFGNIGSPIYQGACPATFQPIVQRIVGAKAMPNWGVLVERLDDRQVLYSHNENKFFIPASNAKIFTTAAALQRLGPNATVRSQPLRNWVMTTNKRSNNSYAELLLNTVGGPGAVKAAVAELGVNPQGFRVADGSGLSRNNAATPRSLVDTLQAMYRSSNSSLFVSSMPIAGQDGTLARRMKATTAQNNVFAKTGTLRGVRALSGYANTPAHGTVVFSILANDWSRSGDNLVRAIDQLVVQINNMGACD, from the coding sequence ATGAGTAAGAAGTGTTCCCCCTGGTTAAAAGTCGGTGTATTGGCCACCAGTGCCGCCTTGCTAAGTACCACTCCAGCTTTAGCAAATCAGCCCGAAACCTTTGCCAGCGTTGACTATTTTCAGGGTAGGCAGTCGGTTCCCATCGAAGTGGAAATGCCCACTGGGGGATTTGGCAACATTGGTTCTCCCATTTACCAGGGGGCCTGTCCAGCAACTTTCCAACCCATTGTGCAACGAATTGTGGGGGCCAAGGCCATGCCCAATTGGGGGGTATTAGTGGAAAGGCTTGATGATCGCCAGGTGCTCTATAGCCATAACGAAAACAAATTTTTTATCCCCGCTTCCAACGCCAAAATTTTTACCACAGCGGCGGCCCTACAAAGGCTGGGTCCCAATGCCACAGTGCGTTCCCAGCCCCTACGTAATTGGGTGATGACCACAAATAAACGCTCCAACAACAGCTATGCAGAATTGCTGCTCAACACGGTGGGAGGCCCTGGGGCTGTTAAGGCGGCTGTGGCGGAATTGGGAGTTAACCCCCAGGGTTTTCGCGTAGCCGACGGCTCTGGTTTGTCCCGCAATAATGCGGCTACGCCCCGTTCCCTAGTAGACACCCTCCAGGCAATGTATCGCAGTAGCAATAGTAGTTTGTTCGTTTCTTCCATGCCGATCGCCGGTCAGGATGGCACCCTAGCCCGACGGATGAAAGCTACCACGGCTCAAAATAACGTCTTTGCAAAAACTGGCACCCTGCGGGGGGTAAGGGCCCTGTCTGGTTATGCCAACACTCCCGCCCACGGCACCGTTGTTTTTAGCATTTTGGCCAACGATTGGAGTCGCTCTGGGGATAACCTGGTGCGGGCCATTGACCAGTTGGTGGTGCAAATCAATAACATGGGTGCCTGCGACTAA
- a CDS encoding FAD-binding oxidoreductase, with protein MDWSAIAASLTTQGLEVIQDPQQRKKLSTDYAHFSPILMAQLEGKQADLVVLARSEPEAIAVIRCCVANQIPLTVRGAGTGNYGQCVPLEGGIVLDLSPMQRIISLEPGRAVVEPGVKLGKLEQQAKQMGWELRLLPSTYQTATVGGFVSGGSTGMGAVNYGTLFDPGNVQSLTVLTMEAEPQRLILSGEAAQPVIHGYGTNGIITEITLPLTPALPWREAIVSFTNLSSAIAFAQNLAHQDGIVSKEISIQADPIPQYFSSLKSYYQPGAHWVMVIVSELDWLAFTQLAKASKGEIIFEQDPQSPGKKINLIEFNWNHTTLLARAVDPSLTYLQVFFYRDVEQILALAKLFKDEIMFHIEIMRIQGQMCLAGFPLVKFINGDRLEEIMAAHQNLGARIANPHTYSLAGGSVQPLPESQLIFKRQVDPLNLLNPGKLTD; from the coding sequence ATGGATTGGTCAGCCATTGCGGCTTCATTAACTACCCAGGGCTTGGAAGTAATCCAAGATCCCCAGCAAAGAAAAAAGCTATCCACCGATTACGCCCATTTCAGCCCCATTTTGATGGCGCAGTTGGAGGGCAAACAGGCGGATTTAGTCGTCCTAGCCCGATCAGAACCAGAGGCAATCGCGGTGATCCGTTGCTGTGTGGCCAATCAAATTCCCCTCACAGTGCGGGGGGCTGGCACCGGCAATTACGGCCAATGTGTTCCCCTGGAGGGAGGCATTGTGTTGGATTTATCCCCCATGCAAAGGATCATTAGCCTGGAACCGGGTCGGGCCGTGGTGGAGCCGGGGGTAAAGTTAGGCAAGCTGGAACAACAAGCTAAACAAATGGGCTGGGAGCTGCGCCTGTTACCTTCCACCTATCAAACAGCTACCGTGGGGGGTTTTGTCAGCGGTGGCAGTACTGGCATGGGGGCAGTGAACTATGGCACCTTATTCGACCCGGGCAACGTCCAGAGCCTCACGGTGTTGACCATGGAAGCGGAACCCCAACGGCTGATTCTGTCCGGCGAGGCGGCCCAACCAGTCATCCATGGCTATGGCACCAACGGCATTATTACTGAAATTACTTTGCCCCTTACTCCAGCCCTACCTTGGCGGGAAGCCATCGTCAGTTTTACGAATTTATCTTCGGCGATCGCCTTTGCCCAAAATTTGGCCCATCAAGACGGCATTGTTAGTAAGGAAATTTCCATTCAAGCCGATCCGATTCCGCAATATTTCAGCAGTTTAAAAAGTTATTATCAACCCGGAGCTCACTGGGTAATGGTGATTGTTTCTGAGTTGGATTGGCTAGCTTTTACGCAGTTGGCCAAGGCAAGTAAAGGGGAAATTATCTTTGAGCAAGATCCCCAAAGCCCAGGGAAAAAAATTAATTTGATTGAATTTAATTGGAACCACACCACTCTTTTGGCTAGGGCCGTGGATCCTAGTTTGACCTATCTTCAAGTATTTTTCTATCGAGATGTAGAGCAAATTCTCGCCTTGGCAAAACTATTTAAGGATGAGATTATGTTCCACATCGAAATAATGCGCATTCAAGGGCAAATGTGCCTAGCTGGTTTTCCTTTGGTTAAATTTATCAACGGTGATCGCCTGGAAGAAATCATGGCCGCCCACCAAAATCTAGGGGCCAGAATCGCCAATCCCCACACCTATAGTTTAGCCGGAGGGTCGGTACAACCTCTGCCAGAATCCCAATTAATTTTTAAACGCCAGGTAGATCCCCTTAATTTGCTCAACCCAGGTAAATTAACCGATTAA
- the psaJ gene encoding photosystem I reaction center subunit IX, giving the protein MDGLKSFLSTAPVMIMALLTFTAGILIEFNRFYPDLLFHP; this is encoded by the coding sequence ATGGACGGTTTGAAATCCTTTTTGTCAACTGCTCCGGTCATGATCATGGCTTTGTTGACTTTCACCGCTGGTATTTTGATCGAGTTTAATCGTTTTTATCCCGATCTTCTTTTCCACCCCTAG
- a CDS encoding photosystem I reaction center subunit III, with product MKHLLALLLAFTLWFNFAPSASADDFANLTPCSENPAYLAKSKNFLNTTNDPNSGKIRAERYASALCGPEGYPHLIVDGRFTHAGDFLIPSILFLYIAGWIGWVGRSYLIEIRESKNPEMQEVVINVPLAIKKMLGGFLWPLAAVGEYTSGKLVMKDSEIPTSPR from the coding sequence ATGAAACATTTGTTGGCGTTGCTCCTAGCCTTTACACTCTGGTTTAATTTCGCTCCCTCAGCTTCGGCGGACGATTTTGCCAATTTGACCCCCTGTAGCGAAAACCCCGCTTACTTGGCCAAGTCTAAAAACTTCCTCAATACCACCAACGATCCCAACTCCGGTAAAATTCGGGCGGAACGTTATGCCTCTGCCCTCTGTGGCCCCGAAGGTTATCCCCACCTGATTGTGGACGGTCGTTTCACCCACGCTGGTGACTTTTTGATTCCTAGCATTTTGTTCCTGTACATTGCTGGTTGGATCGGCTGGGTTGGTCGTTCTTACCTGATTGAAATTCGGGAAAGCAAAAATCCTGAAATGCAGGAAGTGGTTATTAATGTCCCCCTAGCGATCAAAAAAATGTTGGGTGGTTTCCTTTGGCCCTTGGCCGCCGTTGGTGAATACACCTCCGGCAAACTGGTGATGAAGGATTCAGAAATCCCCACTTCCCCCCGCTAA
- the tsaD gene encoding tRNA (adenosine(37)-N6)-threonylcarbamoyltransferase complex transferase subunit TsaD, which yields MAIILAIETSCDETAVAIVNNRNVCSNVVSSQIQTHQIFGGVVPEVASRQHLLLINTCLDQALQASGLGWPEIEAIAVTVAPGLAGALMVGVTAAKTLAMVHQKPFLGVHHLEGHIYASYLSQPDLQPPFLCLLVSGGHTSLIHVKGCGDYRQLGTTRDDAAGEAFDKVARLLDLGYPGGPAIDRAAKQGDPGTFKLPEGKISLPQGGYHPYDSSFSGLKTAMLRLTQELKQSSAPLPVDDLAASFQDTVARSLTKKTIQCVLDHGLTTITVGGGVAANSRLRYHLQTAAQEHQLQVFFPPLKFCTDNAAMIACAAADHFQNGDRSPLTLGVQSRLSVEQVSQLYERN from the coding sequence ATGGCAATCATTTTAGCAATTGAAACAAGTTGTGATGAAACTGCGGTGGCAATTGTAAATAATCGTAACGTTTGCAGTAATGTGGTTTCTTCCCAAATACAAACCCATCAAATTTTCGGCGGGGTAGTACCGGAAGTGGCCTCTCGCCAGCATTTACTTTTAATTAATACCTGTCTCGACCAAGCTTTGCAAGCAAGTGGTTTGGGTTGGCCAGAAATTGAGGCGATCGCCGTGACCGTGGCTCCGGGGTTGGCAGGGGCGTTGATGGTGGGGGTGACGGCGGCTAAAACCCTAGCCATGGTGCATCAAAAACCTTTTTTAGGGGTGCATCATCTGGAAGGTCATATCTACGCCAGCTATCTGAGTCAACCGGATTTGCAACCACCATTTTTGTGTTTGCTAGTTTCCGGTGGCCACACCAGTTTGATCCACGTTAAAGGTTGTGGGGATTACCGACAATTGGGCACCACCAGGGACGATGCGGCCGGGGAAGCCTTTGATAAGGTAGCTCGTTTGCTGGATTTAGGTTACCCAGGGGGCCCTGCCATTGACCGGGCGGCTAAACAGGGCGATCCAGGGACGTTTAAATTACCAGAAGGAAAAATTTCCTTGCCCCAAGGAGGATATCATCCCTACGATTCCAGCTTTAGTGGTTTAAAAACGGCCATGTTACGCCTCACTCAGGAACTTAAACAGAGTTCAGCTCCCTTGCCTGTGGATGATTTAGCGGCCAGTTTCCAAGATACGGTGGCCCGTTCTTTGACCAAAAAGACCATTCAGTGTGTCCTAGACCATGGCTTAACCACCATTACCGTCGGGGGAGGGGTGGCCGCCAATAGTCGTTTACGCTATCATCTCCAAACCGCCGCCCAAGAACATCAATTGCAAGTCTTTTTTCCGCCCCTAAAGTTTTGCACCGACAATGCCGCTATGATTGCCTGTGCCGCCGCTGACCATTTCCAAAACGGCGATCGCTCCCCTTTAACTTTAGGTGTCCAGTCTCGCCTCTCGGTGGAACAAGTCAGCCAGTTGTATGAGCGCAATTAA
- the rimM gene encoding ribosome maturation factor RimM (Essential for efficient processing of 16S rRNA): protein MAEPMTEQQKTENWLEIGTIVAAQGIQGEVRVLSASDFPARFLTKGQRWIRKTPQETPQPLTLKKGKQIPGKNLYILRFTEITDRNQAEALVNYQLLVPATDRLPLEPGEFHVTDLLGLIVYDHDNGDRLGIVTDFYSAGNDLLGITLDKNPDKEVLVPFVEAIVPTVELAEQRLEIKTIPGLLD from the coding sequence ATGGCAGAACCCATGACAGAACAACAGAAAACAGAAAATTGGCTGGAAATCGGTACCATTGTTGCGGCTCAGGGTATTCAGGGGGAAGTGCGGGTTCTTTCAGCATCAGACTTCCCAGCTAGATTTTTGACTAAGGGTCAACGGTGGATTAGAAAAACCCCCCAGGAAACGCCCCAACCCCTAACGCTAAAAAAGGGCAAACAAATTCCTGGCAAAAACCTTTATATTCTGCGTTTTACTGAAATTACCGACCGTAATCAAGCGGAAGCTTTAGTCAATTACCAACTATTAGTCCCCGCCACCGATCGCCTACCGTTGGAGCCGGGGGAATTCCACGTCACTGATTTACTGGGGTTGATTGTTTACGACCATGACAATGGCGATCGCCTAGGGATAGTGACGGATTTTTACAGTGCTGGCAATGACCTATTGGGGATAACTTTGGATAAAAACCCAGACAAAGAAGTGCTCGTCCCCTTTGTTGAAGCCATTGTGCCCACGGTAGAACTAGCGGAGCAACGGCTGGAAATTAAAACCATTCCAGGGCTACTGGATTGA
- a CDS encoding UDP-glucuronic acid decarboxylase family protein produces MRILVTGGAGFIGSHLIDRLMAQGHEVLCLDNFYTGTKRNIVQWLDNPNFELIRHDVTEPIRLEVDQVYHLACPASPVHYQFNPVKTIKTNVMGTLYMLGLAKRVGARFLLASTSEVYGDPDVHPQPESYRGNVNTIGPRACYDEGKRVAETLAFEYYREHKVDIRVARIFNTYGPRMLENDGRVVSNFIVQALQGKPLTVFGDGSQTRSFCYVSDLVEGLMRLMNGDYVGPVNLGNPGEYTILQLAEKIQNAINPDAELIYQPLPEDDPKQRQPDITLAKTYLDWQPTIPLDQGLAMTIEDFKSRHEG; encoded by the coding sequence ATGCGGATTTTGGTTACCGGGGGAGCAGGATTTATCGGTTCCCATCTTATTGATCGCTTGATGGCCCAGGGCCACGAGGTTCTATGCCTCGATAACTTTTACACCGGCACCAAACGCAACATCGTCCAATGGTTAGATAATCCCAATTTTGAGCTCATCCGCCATGACGTTACCGAGCCCATTCGCTTGGAAGTCGACCAGGTTTACCATTTAGCCTGCCCCGCTTCCCCCGTCCATTATCAGTTCAATCCCGTCAAAACCATCAAAACTAATGTGATGGGCACTTTATACATGTTGGGTTTGGCTAAGCGGGTCGGAGCAAGGTTTTTGTTGGCATCCACCTCGGAAGTGTATGGCGATCCCGATGTTCATCCCCAACCGGAAAGCTACCGGGGCAATGTTAATACAATTGGTCCAAGAGCCTGTTACGACGAAGGAAAACGGGTAGCGGAAACCCTGGCTTTTGAGTATTACCGAGAGCACAAGGTTGATATCAGAGTAGCGCGGATATTCAATACCTATGGACCACGTATGTTGGAAAACGATGGTCGGGTGGTGAGTAACTTTATTGTGCAGGCGCTACAGGGTAAACCCCTCACTGTGTTTGGCGACGGCTCCCAAACCCGCAGTTTTTGTTACGTATCCGACTTAGTGGAAGGCCTAATGCGCCTCATGAATGGGGATTACGTCGGGCCGGTTAATTTGGGTAATCCGGGGGAATATACCATATTGCAACTGGCAGAAAAAATCCAGAATGCCATTAACCCCGATGCAGAGTTAATTTATCAACCCTTACCGGAGGATGATCCCAAACAGCGGCAACCGGATATTACGTTGGCGAAAACTTATTTAGACTGGCAACCGACCATTCCCCTAGATCAAGGTTTGGCAATGACTATCGAAGATTTCAAATCTCGCCACGAAGGATGA
- a CDS encoding DUF4351 domain-containing protein: protein MRLLVTLKLDPARMQLISGFVDTYLTLNQAEETIFKEAIAEFSPLEQEDVMQLTTSWMLQGIEQGIERGQKSLLLKQIRHRFGELNAVNLSRIDILTVPQLEQLGEVLLDCSDFAELEQWLAAQSETPERKI, encoded by the coding sequence TTGCGACTATTGGTAACCCTCAAGCTAGATCCGGCTAGAATGCAATTAATCTCTGGCTTTGTGGACACCTATCTCACCCTTAACCAAGCGGAAGAGACAATTTTTAAAGAAGCTATCGCTGAATTTTCCCCCCTGGAACAGGAGGACGTTATGCAGTTAACAACCAGTTGGATGCTTCAGGGCATTGAACAGGGCATCGAACGTGGACAAAAATCTCTGCTACTCAAACAAATTAGACATCGTTTTGGAGAGTTGAATGCAGTTAATTTGTCGAGGATTGACATTCTCACAGTGCCTCAATTGGAACAGTTGGGAGAAGTGCTGTTGGACTGCTCTGATTTCGCAGAATTAGAACAATGGCTAGCGGCCCAATCTGAAACACCTGAGCGAAAAATTTAG
- the rsmI gene encoding 16S rRNA (cytidine(1402)-2'-O)-methyltransferase, producing MGILYLVATPIGNLGDMTPRAVETLQTVDLIAAEDTRHTGKLLQHFQITTPQISYHDHNRHGRTQELLAKLQAGQNIALVSDAGTPGISDPGQELVAACGEANIEVIPIPGATALIAALISSGLATDRFVFEGFLSTKNRPRQQLLQSLAQEERTIILYEAPHRLLATLTDLQTFLGQERSLTVARELTKYHEQFWRGTLQTAIAYFTENTPKGEFCLVIAGATPEDRPSFSEENLRDELRSLMAKGLTRSQASRQLAEETKLPRRQLYQLSLELEADG from the coding sequence ATGGGCATTCTTTATTTGGTGGCCACTCCCATTGGCAATTTAGGGGATATGACTCCTCGGGCAGTGGAAACATTGCAAACGGTGGATCTGATTGCGGCGGAAGATACCAGACATACGGGGAAATTACTACAACATTTCCAAATCACTACGCCCCAAATTAGTTACCATGACCACAATCGCCATGGCCGTACCCAGGAGCTATTGGCCAAATTACAAGCGGGGCAAAATATTGCTTTGGTGAGTGATGCGGGCACTCCCGGTATTTCCGATCCAGGACAGGAGTTGGTGGCGGCCTGCGGAGAAGCAAATATTGAAGTGATACCTATTCCTGGGGCAACGGCTTTAATTGCGGCTTTAATTAGTTCTGGTTTAGCCACTGACCGCTTTGTGTTTGAAGGTTTTCTCTCTACCAAAAACCGGCCTCGACAGCAATTGTTGCAAAGTCTGGCCCAGGAAGAGCGAACCATTATTCTCTACGAAGCGCCCCACCGTTTATTGGCCACGTTGACCGATTTACAGACCTTTTTGGGCCAAGAACGCAGCTTAACCGTAGCTAGAGAACTAACTAAATACCATGAGCAATTTTGGCGGGGCACTCTCCAAACGGCGATCGCCTACTTTACGGAAAATACACCGAAAGGAGAATTTTGCTTAGTCATTGCCGGGGCTACACCGGAGGACAGGCCCAGCTTCTCTGAAGAAAATCTACGGGACGAATTGAGAAGTTTAATGGCTAAAGGGTTAACTCGCTCCCAGGCTAGTCGGCAATTGGCAGAAGAAACTAAACTGCCCCGTCGGCAACTTTATCAACTCAGTTTGGAATTGGAAGCCGATGGTTGA
- the miaA gene encoding tRNA (adenosine(37)-N6)-dimethylallyltransferase MiaA, with protein MAKVPPLIVICGTTASGKSQLALDLAQRLNAVILGADSRQIYKELDIGTAKPTLGDRQTVPHYLIDICEPTENFTLAEYQRQAQELIASLNQPILLVGGTGLYIQAIVKGLKIPAVPPQTNLREQLANLGQPFCYQLLSQVDPVAQSKIEPADVVRTLRALEVFYATGRPISSLQGENPPSYPIVQIGLGLEPEQLQPRIVHRTHAMVEAGLVKEVEGLINQYGEDLPLLHTLGYAEIKQYLQGQISLTQATESIIVHTRQFAKRQRTWFRKDSAIHWFDANQPNLLDSVTKLVQVDVNEGMF; from the coding sequence ATGGCCAAAGTTCCGCCCCTGATTGTTATTTGTGGCACCACCGCCAGTGGGAAATCCCAACTAGCCCTTGATCTAGCCCAGCGGTTAAACGCAGTTATTTTGGGGGCCGATTCCAGGCAAATTTATAAAGAATTGGACATTGGCACCGCTAAACCCACCCTTGGCGATCGCCAAACGGTACCCCATTATCTGATTGACATTTGTGAACCAACGGAAAACTTCACCCTAGCGGAATACCAACGGCAAGCCCAGGAGTTGATTGCGTCATTAAACCAACCGATTCTGCTGGTAGGCGGCACTGGTTTATACATCCAGGCGATCGTCAAGGGGTTAAAAATTCCTGCTGTTCCACCCCAGACCAATTTACGTGAACAGTTAGCTAACCTCGGCCAACCCTTTTGTTATCAACTTTTAAGTCAAGTGGACCCCGTAGCCCAAAGCAAAATTGAACCCGCTGACGTGGTGCGGACCCTGCGGGCTTTGGAAGTTTTCTATGCCACTGGGCGACCCATTTCCAGCCTACAAGGGGAAAATCCCCCCAGTTATCCCATTGTGCAAATCGGTTTAGGTCTGGAACCGGAGCAACTCCAACCCAGAATTGTTCACCGTACCCATGCCATGGTTGAGGCGGGGTTAGTGAAGGAAGTTGAGGGTTTAATCAATCAGTATGGGGAAGACCTACCCCTGCTCCATACCCTTGGTTACGCTGAGATTAAACAATATCTCCAAGGTCAAATATCGTTAACTCAAGCGACGGAGTCCATCATTGTCCACACCAGGCAATTTGCCAAACGTCAGCGCACTTGGTTCCGCAAAGATTCGGCAATCCACTGGTTTGATGCTAACCAGCCAAACCTATTAGATTCGGTGACAAAGTTAGTACAAGTTGACGTAAACGAAGGAATGTTTTAA
- a CDS encoding Gfo/Idh/MocA family protein produces MTKSPNLTVAVIGTGFGQAVHIPALQYHQQTQAIAIYHRDLAKAQEVAKSNDLAYSYNNLEELLANPEVQAVTIASPPFLHYEMAKQAILAGKHVLLEKPMTLRVEETIELYHLARQREVQVIPDFEFRFVPAWQYVAELLGQGILGQLKLIKVDWLVGSRANPNRAWNWYAQREKGGGALGALASHTFDYLHWLFGPAQSLAANLSVAIAERPDPLDNNRLKPVTAEDTALISLTLANDVPCQINITSVAHGGRGHWLEIYGEKGSLVLGSDNLKDYVHGFRIFHHPVGQPMQELTVPTRLDFPKVFADGRLAPVVRVVDEWVQSINQKRTPTPSLRHGVYSQLLMDLTKQAHQEKHWVAVPDLDRLLAQ; encoded by the coding sequence ATGACTAAATCCCCAAACCTAACCGTCGCTGTCATTGGTACCGGCTTTGGCCAAGCTGTGCATATTCCCGCCCTGCAATATCATCAGCAGACCCAGGCGATCGCCATTTACCATCGGGATTTGGCTAAAGCCCAGGAGGTGGCTAAATCCAACGATCTAGCCTATAGCTACAACAATCTGGAAGAATTGCTGGCTAACCCGGAAGTTCAAGCAGTTACCATTGCCAGCCCACCGTTTCTCCATTATGAAATGGCTAAGCAGGCCATTTTGGCGGGGAAACATGTGTTGTTGGAAAAGCCCATGACATTAAGGGTGGAGGAAACCATTGAACTATACCATCTGGCCCGGCAACGGGAAGTGCAGGTAATACCGGATTTTGAATTTCGTTTTGTCCCTGCTTGGCAATATGTGGCGGAACTTTTGGGGCAGGGAATTTTAGGGCAGTTGAAACTGATCAAAGTGGATTGGTTGGTGGGTAGTAGGGCCAACCCCAACCGGGCTTGGAATTGGTATGCCCAAAGGGAAAAGGGGGGCGGTGCTTTGGGGGCGTTGGCTTCCCATACCTTTGACTATCTCCATTGGCTATTTGGCCCGGCTCAGAGTTTAGCAGCTAATTTAAGTGTGGCGATCGCCGAACGGCCTGATCCCCTGGACAATAATCGTTTGAAGCCAGTGACGGCGGAAGATACGGCGCTAATCAGTTTAACTTTGGCCAATGACGTTCCCTGCCAAATAAATATTACCTCTGTAGCCCATGGTGGTCGCGGCCATTGGTTGGAGATTTATGGTGAAAAGGGGAGTTTAGTACTAGGCAGTGACAATCTTAAAGATTACGTCCATGGCTTTAGAATTTTCCACCATCCTGTGGGGCAACCCATGCAGGAATTGACGGTGCCGACCCGTTTAGATTTCCCCAAAGTATTTGCCGATGGCCGCCTTGCTCCCGTTGTCCGGGTAGTAGATGAGTGGGTGCAAAGTATTAACCAAAAAAGAACCCCCACACCATCTTTGCGCCATGGGGTTTACTCCCAACTATTAATGGATTTGACCAAGCAAGCCCATCAAGAAAAGCACTGGGTGGCTGTGCCGGATCTCGATCGCCTTTTGGCCCAGTAG